One stretch of Fictibacillus sp. b24 DNA includes these proteins:
- a CDS encoding EsaB/YukD family protein, whose amino-acid sequence MYIEVTVDLKNYTGETFDLRLSNFHSVKKVVDIVWQTKQIHVPPRDGFWVRVPNKNIVLSGNQKLLEHGIMTGDRFEIL is encoded by the coding sequence ATGTACATTGAAGTTACGGTGGATCTAAAAAATTATACGGGAGAAACGTTTGATCTTCGTTTATCAAACTTTCATTCTGTCAAAAAAGTAGTTGATATTGTATGGCAGACAAAACAGATTCATGTTCCGCCTAGAGATGGCTTCTGGGTGCGTGTCCCAAATAAAAATATAGTGCTTTCCGGCAATCAAAAGCTGCTGGAGCACGGAATAATGACAGGTGACCGGTTTGAAATCCTTTGA
- a CDS encoding ArsR/SmtB family transcription factor produces MVKYKSDNLNDVFSVLSDPTRRSIIEQLSIGERSVQELAEPFDMSLPAISKHLKVLESAGLVTHRKDGRYRYYSIQPEAMDGACEWMETLKQLWTKFEGMFCCSKNKKQ; encoded by the coding sequence ATGGTTAAATATAAATCCGATAATTTAAATGATGTATTTTCTGTTCTGTCTGATCCTACGAGAAGAAGTATCATCGAGCAGCTATCAATTGGGGAGAGGAGTGTTCAAGAGTTAGCGGAACCTTTTGATATGTCGCTGCCTGCCATCTCTAAGCATTTAAAAGTATTAGAGAGTGCAGGTCTTGTCACGCACCGAAAAGATGGGCGTTATCGCTACTATTCGATACAGCCAGAGGCAATGGACGGAGCCTGTGAATGGATGGAGACACTTAAACAGCTATGGACAAAATTTGAAGGTATGTTTTGTTGCAGCAAAAATAAAAAGCAGTGA
- the essC gene encoding type VII secretion protein EssC, with protein MNKLWVFHDKTYQHIHLKKDSFRSLTIGPAIQDTVTVLNFPFSKGSLTIKQDGEKLEILQSGINIGYVTENASYDLSDGTQTLSLYLTPDIEHQETFYLGFNKEYTFAATNNAHVIHHSKDLVSEEESFVLIRARERWMISPKSDQVYLNGHKITGLTSFEVGDLLFWPFMSLKLIEKDLLQISSQEEFTSKLPIANKPVSEMSKKYPNYRRTPRMVFELPKDKVTLSFPSQEGENPNKGLWLIIMPPLLMMIVMGIVAIIQPRGIFIIISMVMFATTLVTSSVQYFKERGNFKKRKIKRKKVYSLYLDNKRKELEELADKQRKVLHYHYPPFEQMKYYTEQISDRIWERTSESHDFLQIRIGTGNVPSSYTLSLNSGDMANREIDHLLEQSQKMEKVYKEVKNVPITVNLSTGAMGLIGKESIMKSELHQLIGQLAFFHSYHDVRFIFIFNEKDYSDWEWLKWLPHFQLPNSHAKGLIYNEQTRDQLLSSVYEIIRERDLEAGDGKEKIRFSPHLVFIILDQQIMTEHVLLEYLEGEFSHLGISVIFAAETKESLSDNIHTLVRYINDSTGDILIEDKKAVQIPFKLDHHNGEGNEKYARTLRTLNHLVGMTNSIPNSVSFLELFGANEVVDLPIEHNWTTRESSKSLAVPIGLKGKEDIVELNLHEKAHGPHGLLAGTTGSGKSEFLQTYILSLAVNFHPYEVAFLLIDYKGGGMAQPFKNMPHLLGTITNIEGSRNFTARALASIKSELKRRQRLFDKYQVNHINEYTSLYKRGESNEPMPHLFLISDEFAELKSEEPEFIKELVSAARIGRSLGVHLILATQKPGGVIDDQIWSNARFKIALKVQDAADSREIIKNADASSITITGRGYLQVGNNEVYELFQSAWSGAPYLEETIENEDEVALVTDLGLIPLSEVTSNAKNKKETEAEIDVIVDRIEELQKTLGIKKLNSPWLPPLNSRLIHLNEFEEKDHEVYLGMVDEPEKQSQTPYIYRLMDDGNIGIFGSSGYGKSHSVMTLLLSMASKLSPEEIHYYLFDFGNGSLLPLRQLPHTADYFLMDEERKIEKFMRFLKDEIADRKQQFQKSEVSSIKMYNSLNKEKLPILFITIDNFDLVKEEMQDLEMQMTQFARDGQALGIYMIFTATRINAIRQSLMNNLKTKIVHYLMDQSESYTVLGKVPFSPEPIPGRAIIKREEAYFSQIYLPARGEDDYELLENMKKDIQGIADKYSASATPQPIPMLPSELTMVNFTQYTKGNQRSGILPIGLDEEFVQPVHMNFLKNKHCVIVGQTQKGKTNALRVMLNTILLQETERIGMFDSVDRGLSNYAGEEKVDYLETKEHISAWLDESEEIFKQREREYLDALSRGTLSEQPFTPLYFVIDGYSRFIQTTDSMIQDRLSKYMKNYSHLGFNVIVSGNNNEITKGFDLFTNEVKQIRQALVLMKKSEQSLYTLPYNRKEEDIHAGFGYYVENGKETKIQIPLSVIERKIYT; from the coding sequence ATGAACAAACTATGGGTATTTCATGATAAGACTTACCAACACATACATCTAAAAAAAGACTCTTTTCGTTCACTGACAATTGGCCCTGCCATTCAAGATACTGTCACAGTTTTAAACTTTCCTTTTAGTAAAGGATCTTTAACGATAAAGCAAGATGGAGAGAAACTCGAAATTCTTCAAAGCGGCATAAATATCGGTTACGTTACAGAGAACGCTTCATACGATTTATCTGATGGCACCCAAACATTATCACTTTATTTGACACCGGATATTGAACACCAAGAAACCTTTTATCTTGGGTTTAACAAAGAATATACGTTCGCAGCGACAAATAATGCACACGTTATTCATCATTCAAAGGATCTTGTATCAGAAGAAGAATCTTTTGTATTAATAAGAGCGAGAGAAAGATGGATGATCTCGCCTAAGAGTGATCAAGTGTATTTGAATGGTCATAAAATAACAGGATTGACTTCTTTTGAGGTGGGAGATCTATTATTCTGGCCATTTATGTCTCTTAAATTAATAGAAAAAGATTTGCTGCAGATCTCAAGTCAGGAAGAATTCACTTCAAAACTGCCCATTGCCAACAAACCTGTTTCTGAAATGAGCAAGAAATATCCCAACTACCGAAGAACGCCCAGGATGGTATTTGAACTTCCAAAGGATAAGGTCACGTTGTCTTTTCCATCACAGGAAGGAGAAAATCCAAATAAGGGACTTTGGTTAATTATCATGCCTCCTCTTTTAATGATGATTGTTATGGGGATTGTAGCCATCATACAGCCGAGAGGAATCTTTATCATCATTTCGATGGTGATGTTTGCTACTACACTTGTCACTTCTTCGGTGCAGTATTTTAAAGAGCGAGGGAATTTTAAAAAACGAAAAATCAAACGTAAAAAAGTATACAGCTTATATCTAGATAATAAACGGAAAGAACTAGAAGAATTAGCAGATAAGCAAAGAAAAGTACTTCACTATCATTATCCCCCTTTTGAGCAGATGAAATATTATACAGAGCAGATTTCAGATCGTATTTGGGAGCGAACATCAGAAAGTCATGACTTTCTCCAGATTAGAATTGGAACGGGTAACGTTCCTTCAAGCTATACTCTTTCTTTAAACAGTGGAGATATGGCGAACAGGGAAATCGATCATTTATTAGAACAGTCGCAAAAAATGGAAAAGGTTTATAAAGAAGTTAAGAACGTCCCAATCACTGTTAATTTATCAACTGGTGCTATGGGACTTATTGGAAAAGAATCGATTATGAAAAGTGAACTTCATCAGCTCATAGGGCAATTAGCTTTTTTCCATAGCTATCATGACGTTCGTTTTATTTTCATTTTTAATGAAAAAGATTATAGCGATTGGGAGTGGCTGAAATGGCTTCCACATTTTCAACTTCCAAATTCACATGCTAAAGGGCTTATTTATAACGAGCAGACAAGGGACCAATTATTGTCCTCTGTTTATGAAATAATCCGAGAACGTGACTTAGAAGCAGGTGATGGAAAAGAGAAAATAAGATTTTCACCTCATTTGGTATTTATCATTTTAGATCAGCAGATAATGACTGAGCACGTATTGCTCGAATATTTAGAAGGAGAATTCTCGCATCTGGGTATATCGGTGATTTTTGCTGCTGAAACAAAAGAGAGCCTGAGTGACAACATACACACTCTTGTCCGATATATAAATGACTCAACTGGCGACATCTTGATTGAGGACAAGAAAGCAGTTCAAATTCCGTTTAAACTTGATCATCATAATGGGGAAGGAAACGAAAAATACGCTCGAACCTTAAGAACATTAAATCATCTTGTAGGAATGACAAACTCTATTCCAAACAGTGTATCTTTTTTAGAACTTTTTGGAGCTAATGAAGTAGTCGATCTTCCAATTGAACATAATTGGACGACCAGAGAGTCTTCTAAATCATTAGCCGTACCGATCGGGTTAAAAGGCAAAGAGGATATTGTAGAGCTGAATCTGCACGAAAAAGCTCATGGACCACATGGACTGTTAGCAGGTACGACGGGATCTGGTAAAAGTGAGTTCTTACAAACGTACATTTTGTCTCTAGCTGTAAATTTCCATCCCTATGAAGTCGCCTTCTTACTCATTGACTATAAAGGTGGGGGAATGGCCCAACCATTTAAAAACATGCCTCATCTTTTAGGTACGATTACGAATATTGAAGGAAGCCGTAACTTTACTGCAAGAGCACTAGCTTCTATAAAAAGTGAATTGAAAAGAAGACAGCGGCTTTTTGACAAATATCAAGTCAATCACATAAATGAATATACAAGCCTTTATAAGCGCGGAGAATCAAATGAGCCAATGCCGCATTTATTCCTGATTTCTGATGAGTTTGCCGAGTTGAAAAGTGAAGAACCGGAATTCATTAAAGAATTGGTAAGTGCTGCAAGGATCGGAAGAAGTTTAGGTGTTCATCTTATACTTGCTACACAAAAACCTGGTGGAGTAATCGATGACCAAATTTGGAGTAATGCCCGTTTCAAGATTGCACTGAAGGTTCAAGATGCGGCCGACAGCAGAGAAATTATAAAAAATGCTGATGCTTCTTCTATTACTATAACAGGCAGAGGATATCTCCAAGTTGGTAACAATGAAGTATACGAATTATTCCAATCTGCATGGAGCGGTGCACCATATTTGGAGGAAACAATCGAAAATGAAGATGAAGTAGCACTTGTAACAGATTTAGGTCTTATTCCCTTATCGGAAGTAACGTCAAACGCTAAAAATAAAAAAGAAACTGAAGCAGAGATTGACGTTATCGTCGACCGGATTGAAGAATTGCAGAAAACACTGGGAATTAAAAAGCTAAATAGTCCGTGGCTCCCTCCATTAAACAGTCGTTTAATCCATCTAAACGAGTTTGAAGAAAAAGATCACGAAGTCTATTTAGGAATGGTAGATGAACCAGAAAAACAGTCACAAACACCTTACATATACCGCTTAATGGATGATGGAAACATCGGTATCTTCGGTTCATCTGGCTATGGAAAGTCACATTCCGTTATGACGCTCTTATTATCAATGGCATCTAAGTTAAGTCCGGAAGAGATTCACTATTATCTTTTTGATTTTGGTAACGGGTCTCTATTGCCGCTAAGGCAGCTTCCTCATACGGCTGATTATTTTTTAATGGATGAAGAGAGAAAAATTGAGAAGTTTATGAGGTTCTTAAAAGATGAGATTGCCGATCGAAAACAACAATTCCAAAAAAGCGAAGTAAGCAGCATTAAGATGTATAACTCTCTTAATAAAGAGAAACTGCCAATTCTTTTTATTACAATCGATAACTTCGATCTTGTAAAAGAAGAGATGCAGGACCTGGAGATGCAGATGACACAATTTGCACGTGATGGACAAGCGTTAGGAATCTATATGATTTTCACTGCTACAAGGATTAACGCGATCAGGCAGTCTCTAATGAATAACCTGAAGACGAAAATTGTGCATTATTTAATGGACCAATCAGAATCTTACACTGTACTTGGAAAGGTTCCTTTTTCACCAGAGCCCATACCAGGAAGAGCAATCATTAAACGAGAAGAAGCTTATTTCTCACAAATTTACTTGCCCGCTCGTGGAGAAGACGATTACGAACTACTAGAAAATATGAAAAAAGATATTCAAGGAATCGCTGATAAGTATTCAGCTAGTGCAACTCCTCAACCGATTCCAATGCTCCCTTCTGAACTAACGATGGTGAACTTCACTCAATATACAAAAGGGAACCAAAGGTCAGGTATACTACCAATCGGGCTTGATGAAGAGTTTGTGCAGCCTGTTCATATGAACTTTCTTAAAAATAAACATTGCGTCATTGTAGGACAGACTCAAAAAGGAAAAACAAATGCGTTAAGAGTCATGTTAAATACCATTCTTCTTCAAGAAACTGAAAGAATAGGTATGTTTGATTCAGTTGACCGCGGCCTTTCTAATTATGCTGGAGAAGAAAAAGTAGATTATCTTGAAACGAAAGAACATATTTCAGCGTGGCTTGATGAATCTGAAGAGATATTTAAACAAAGAGAGCGCGAGTACTTAGATGCATTATCAAGAGGAACCCTATCGGAACAGCCGTTTACACCATTATATTTTGTGATTGATGGCTATTCTAGGTTCATTCAAACAACTGATAGTATGATTCAGGACCGCTTATCGAAATACATGAAAAATTATAGCCATCTTGGATTTAATGTCATTGTCTCAGGTAATAACAATGAAATTACAAAAGGATTTGATCTGTTTACAAACGAGGTAAAACAAATACGCCAAGCGCTCGTGTTGATGAAGAAATCTGAACAAAGTCTATATACCTTGCCTTATAACAGAAAAGAAGAAGATATTCATGCAGGTTTCGGTTATTACGTAGAAAATGGCAAAGAAACAAAAATACAAATTCCTCTAAGTGTCATTGAAAGGAAGATATACACATGA
- a CDS encoding ABC transporter ATP-binding protein: METQQEIIKVERLVKRYGDFTAVDGSEFSVHNGEVFGLLGPNGAGKTTTLEMLVGLRKPDEGTAIVGGFDITRELDQVKEVIGVQLQSTTLFELLTVDEILHLYGSFYREHISIPELIDDMLLTEKKNSRIKGLSGGQKQRLAIALALVHDPQIIFLDEPTTGLDPQARRTLWDIILRLKDRGKTVVLTTHYMDEAHVLCDRIAIMDQGKLIALDTPSELVKNLQSDSAVEFRFNEDEVDVNLLEVDGVKQVGSQKDVHVLYTDDLQKTLTSLIALASEKELKLVDLQTRTATLEDVFIHMTGRRLREG, from the coding sequence ATGGAAACCCAGCAAGAAATTATAAAGGTTGAAAGACTTGTGAAACGATATGGAGACTTTACTGCAGTAGATGGCAGTGAGTTTTCCGTACATAATGGTGAAGTATTCGGACTGCTCGGACCTAATGGAGCGGGGAAAACGACTACGCTTGAGATGCTGGTTGGACTACGGAAGCCTGATGAAGGAACAGCGATCGTTGGTGGTTTTGATATTACAAGAGAGCTTGATCAAGTGAAAGAAGTCATTGGCGTACAGCTTCAATCTACCACTCTTTTTGAGCTGTTAACGGTTGACGAAATTCTTCATCTCTACGGAAGTTTTTACCGTGAACATATCTCAATTCCTGAATTAATTGATGACATGCTTTTAACAGAAAAAAAGAATAGCAGAATCAAAGGGTTGTCTGGAGGACAGAAACAGCGGCTGGCCATTGCACTTGCACTTGTGCACGATCCGCAAATCATATTCTTAGACGAACCGACAACTGGGCTTGATCCACAGGCACGCCGTACTTTGTGGGATATTATTTTGCGCTTGAAAGACAGAGGGAAAACGGTTGTGCTGACGACTCATTACATGGATGAAGCACATGTGCTATGTGACCGCATCGCAATCATGGATCAAGGAAAGCTTATTGCGCTGGACACGCCTAGTGAACTCGTTAAAAATCTCCAGTCGGATAGTGCTGTTGAATTCCGGTTTAACGAAGATGAAGTGGATGTGAATTTGTTAGAGGTTGACGGGGTGAAGCAAGTGGGGAGTCAGAAAGATGTTCATGTTTTGTATACGGATGACTTGCAGAAGACGTTAACAAGTTTAATAGCTTTAGCTTCTGAAAAAGAACTTAAACTCGTAGACTTACAAACGAGAACAGCAACTCTTGAAGATGTATTTATCCATATGACAGGAAGAAGGTTAAGAGAAGGATGA
- a CDS encoding SIMPL domain-containing protein, translating into MYYPGYQNTMSEHLYRQAKTNRMTVTGEGTVSATPDQAIITIGVINEGQNLSAAQKENADKTAAVIQGMLSLGISQSDIQTSSYRIDPQYNYENGQQIFRGYRVEHQLQVTVKDIRKTGQVIDTAVASGANSVSSIQFTVSNPDAFYNQALTLAIQNAQQKAITMARTLGVTLQPVPVVVQEISQQLPPRPIPFQAAMLAQSAETPIQPGENRITATVKVEYTYS; encoded by the coding sequence GTGTATTACCCTGGATATCAAAATACCATGAGTGAACATTTGTATCGGCAAGCGAAGACAAACCGCATGACTGTAACAGGTGAAGGAACTGTGTCAGCAACACCTGATCAAGCCATCATTACAATAGGAGTCATTAATGAAGGTCAAAATCTAAGTGCAGCGCAAAAAGAGAATGCAGATAAAACAGCTGCTGTCATACAAGGGATGCTGTCCCTCGGCATTTCTCAAAGTGACATTCAAACGTCTAGTTATCGTATCGACCCTCAATATAACTATGAAAATGGCCAGCAAATATTTAGAGGCTATCGTGTAGAGCATCAACTGCAGGTAACAGTAAAAGATATTCGTAAGACAGGTCAGGTGATTGACACAGCTGTTGCAAGCGGTGCTAATTCAGTTTCTTCTATACAGTTCACCGTTTCCAACCCCGACGCTTTTTATAACCAAGCGTTAACATTGGCGATACAAAATGCTCAGCAAAAAGCAATTACGATGGCAAGAACATTGGGTGTCACACTGCAGCCTGTTCCGGTTGTGGTACAAGAAATATCTCAACAGCTTCCGCCTAGACCAATTCCATTTCAAGCGGCTATGCTGGCACAAAGTGCTGAAACTCCCATACAGCCGGGTGAGAATAGAATTACTGCCACTGTGAAAGTCGAATATACGTATAGCTAG
- a CDS encoding WXG100 family type VII secretion target, which yields MSGIIRVTPAELVDMSGRYSNESSQVGDQISRLNAMISQLEGMWEGEASRAFSQQYESLKPSFLQMQQLLEDISTQLNNTSRALEDADNQIASQIRG from the coding sequence ATGTCAGGTATTATTCGCGTTACACCCGCAGAGCTTGTCGATATGTCAGGCCGATATTCAAATGAAAGCAGTCAGGTGGGAGATCAGATTTCAAGATTGAATGCCATGATTAGTCAATTAGAAGGAATGTGGGAAGGGGAGGCAAGCAGAGCTTTCAGCCAGCAATACGAATCATTAAAGCCATCGTTTCTTCAAATGCAACAGCTTCTCGAAGACATCTCTACACAATTAAACAATACTTCTAGAGCTCTTGAAGACGCTGATAACCAAATCGCAAGCCAAATTAGAGGGTAG
- a CDS encoding ABC transporter permease has translation MRSYYLLTLAQLRIFLRNRQVLFWTLAFPIVLMVMLGSFLGNGSGVSITAAVVDQDQSEQSKNLIEEFKKTEVVSLEDNFNEKDALDKLKKGDLTLVITIPKGYGESLSAENKAEPFKLPIYYNETNMAMSQVGLQLVNNTVDSISKKQVNYQPVVVTESKGVEALNLRYIDFLVPGIVAMMIMSNNMNGVAGQISSWRERGILRRMQGTTLKASTFIAAQITARFMLNGLQAMIVLAVAWLAFGIEVRGSWLTIIAFVTLGTLAFMAIGFIIAGIAKTPESAGPIAGFLSFPMLFLGGVFFPIRDMPEFLQPIVQILPIAHLSHALRETMNVGASLLDLGMEAMILGGWLIGAFIVASFTFKWE, from the coding sequence ATGAGATCATACTATTTACTAACACTGGCTCAGCTTCGAATCTTCCTCAGAAACCGTCAAGTCCTGTTCTGGACACTCGCTTTTCCTATCGTTTTGATGGTGATGTTAGGTTCGTTCTTGGGAAATGGCAGCGGTGTATCAATCACGGCAGCTGTTGTAGATCAAGACCAAAGTGAACAGTCCAAGAACTTGATAGAAGAATTTAAAAAGACTGAAGTTGTGTCGCTAGAAGATAATTTTAATGAAAAAGACGCATTAGATAAGCTGAAAAAAGGGGATTTAACGTTAGTTATTACCATTCCAAAAGGTTATGGAGAAAGTCTTTCGGCTGAAAATAAGGCAGAACCATTTAAACTGCCAATCTATTATAATGAAACGAACATGGCAATGTCACAGGTCGGACTTCAGCTCGTTAATAATACGGTTGATTCAATCAGTAAAAAACAGGTGAATTATCAGCCGGTTGTGGTTACAGAATCTAAAGGCGTAGAAGCGCTAAATCTGCGTTACATCGACTTCCTTGTACCTGGTATTGTGGCAATGATGATCATGAGCAATAACATGAACGGTGTTGCAGGTCAGATATCTTCTTGGCGTGAACGGGGGATCCTCCGCCGAATGCAAGGTACGACGCTTAAAGCATCTACATTTATTGCCGCACAGATTACAGCTCGTTTCATGCTGAACGGTTTACAGGCGATGATTGTACTCGCTGTAGCCTGGCTTGCATTTGGCATTGAAGTCAGAGGTTCATGGCTTACCATTATCGCGTTCGTTACGCTGGGAACGTTAGCGTTTATGGCGATCGGATTTATTATTGCCGGTATTGCAAAAACGCCTGAGAGTGCAGGACCAATCGCGGGATTCTTGTCTTTCCCAATGCTGTTTCTAGGTGGCGTATTCTTTCCGATAAGAGACATGCCTGAATTCCTGCAGCCAATCGTACAGATTTTGCCGATTGCTCATTTAAGCCATGCATTGCGTGAAACCATGAACGTTGGAGCTTCTTTACTGGATCTTGGCATGGAAGCAATGATTCTAGGAGGATGGCTGATCGGAGCGTTTATTGTAGCAAGCTTTACGTTTAAGTGGGAGTAA
- a CDS encoding DUF6526 family protein encodes MNTQNYKNHARMHPIYHYVLSLLVLGGLIASIVYLFKAEDMFLAVILLVMSCSLLVTFALLRLYPLKAQDRAIRAEENLRYYVLTGKLLHAGLTPGQIVALRFAPDEEFPSLAEKAAAENMKPKEIKQAITNWKADHNRI; translated from the coding sequence ATGAACACACAAAATTATAAAAATCATGCACGTATGCATCCAATCTATCACTATGTATTGTCATTGCTAGTGCTTGGGGGATTAATTGCGAGTATTGTTTATTTGTTTAAAGCGGAGGATATGTTCTTAGCCGTAATTTTATTGGTCATGTCATGCAGTCTGCTAGTTACGTTTGCTTTATTGCGACTGTACCCGCTAAAAGCTCAGGATCGTGCTATTCGTGCAGAAGAGAACCTGCGTTATTACGTGCTGACAGGGAAACTTCTACATGCAGGTCTTACACCCGGGCAGATTGTGGCGCTGCGTTTTGCACCTGATGAGGAATTTCCGAGCTTAGCTGAAAAAGCAGCGGCAGAGAACATGAAGCCAAAAGAGATCAAACAAGCAATTACGAACTGGAAAGCGGATCATAATAGAATTTAA
- a CDS encoding dipeptidase yields the protein MNVIDLHCDALLKLWETDGKLRYADAPQLATNKERLKKGKVNVQFFAIFIEPFIPSDQKFQSALQQVDCFYKEVLGKNPEMKHLKNWSDFHTLKDGEIGAVLTLEGVDAIGDDLTKLSILHQLGVLLIGLTWNHANLAADGAQEPRGAGLTVFGKEVVKFNNKHQILTDVSHLCDRAFWDVMDIAKYPLASHSNSRALCDHPRNLTDEMAKEMFGKGGVVHVVYNPPFTKSEGSSSISDLIKHIDHFCGLGGVKQIGLGSDFDGISQLITDLEDASKTQNLINELLKHYSEEEVRGFAHQNFLNYLPKPTDK from the coding sequence ATGAATGTCATTGACTTGCATTGCGATGCATTATTAAAACTATGGGAAACGGACGGTAAGCTGCGTTATGCAGATGCACCACAGCTTGCTACAAATAAAGAGCGACTAAAAAAGGGAAAAGTGAACGTTCAGTTTTTCGCTATTTTTATAGAGCCGTTTATTCCGAGTGATCAAAAATTTCAGTCTGCTCTTCAGCAAGTGGATTGTTTTTATAAGGAAGTCCTCGGTAAAAACCCAGAGATGAAGCATTTGAAAAATTGGTCTGATTTTCATACCTTAAAAGATGGAGAAATCGGGGCGGTGTTAACGCTTGAAGGAGTGGACGCAATTGGTGATGATCTTACAAAGTTAAGCATATTGCACCAACTTGGCGTCCTCTTGATTGGACTTACATGGAATCACGCGAATCTCGCGGCAGACGGGGCACAGGAACCTCGTGGAGCAGGACTTACGGTGTTTGGTAAAGAGGTTGTTAAGTTCAATAACAAGCATCAAATTCTAACAGATGTTTCCCATTTATGTGATCGTGCCTTCTGGGACGTTATGGACATTGCCAAATATCCTTTAGCAAGCCATTCTAATTCACGTGCTCTATGTGATCATCCGAGGAACTTAACGGATGAAATGGCGAAAGAGATGTTCGGTAAAGGAGGAGTGGTGCATGTTGTTTATAACCCTCCATTTACTAAAAGCGAGGGCTCGTCCAGCATCTCTGATCTCATTAAACACATCGACCATTTTTGTGGACTTGGTGGTGTGAAGCAGATTGGTCTAGGTTCGGATTTTGATGGAATCTCGCAACTTATTACGGACTTAGAAGACGCATCCAAAACCCAAAACTTAATAAATGAACTGTTGAAACATTATTCAGAGGAAGAAGTACGAGGATTTGCTCACCAAAACTTCTTAAACTATCTTCCAAAACCAACAGATAAATAA
- the essB gene encoding type VII secretion protein EssB, translated as MTEKNQTYLEQSLESQISRDEDSITFAFQKEKIKLDDVIEIDLLKELDSDIQRSILLEDDELKIKIHPHARYRFFPELKSKNERSKWMFAFQLVKKVKEHALTRLHLVVCPENIVFDQSLTPSFLHYGVKESIPPYEADYERVWKELKATVAFVVDGKFAFQDYLKLHETIELSSVAKEVIEAENIDALIQLIQKKLDELDEKDKLILTIPQKKWRITRYAALGLLICFIPALIYTLYSLFFLQPRQEAFVSSNEHFLGKEYSDVVEVMSDYEVEDMPNVVQYQLASSYIINESLTEEQKGNIQNTVTLQSDPFYFQYWIHIGRGNAKEALDIARSLEDQDLIMFALIKYREELKSDDELSSEEKQQKIKEVQAEIDEYLQEQEALKEEEARVEEEERLAQEQEEKEQEAEEQKAKEEAASAEKEKNPAAAPKPATAN; from the coding sequence ATGACTGAAAAAAATCAAACCTACTTGGAACAAAGTTTAGAATCCCAGATAAGCAGAGATGAGGATTCTATTACTTTTGCGTTTCAAAAAGAAAAAATAAAACTAGATGATGTTATAGAAATTGATTTGTTGAAGGAACTTGATTCTGACATTCAAAGGTCTATTTTATTAGAAGATGATGAACTAAAAATCAAAATTCACCCTCATGCCCGTTATCGATTTTTTCCCGAGTTAAAAAGTAAAAATGAAAGAAGTAAATGGATGTTTGCTTTTCAGCTCGTTAAAAAAGTAAAGGAACATGCGCTAACGCGTTTGCACCTTGTGGTATGTCCAGAAAACATCGTCTTTGATCAAAGTTTAACACCTTCCTTTCTTCATTATGGAGTAAAAGAGAGCATACCTCCTTATGAGGCCGACTATGAGAGAGTTTGGAAAGAACTGAAAGCAACTGTTGCCTTCGTAGTTGATGGTAAATTTGCATTTCAGGATTATCTAAAGCTTCATGAAACGATAGAGTTATCTTCTGTCGCTAAAGAAGTTATAGAAGCCGAAAATATTGATGCACTTATACAACTGATTCAGAAGAAATTAGACGAACTAGATGAGAAAGATAAATTGATTTTAACTATTCCTCAGAAGAAGTGGAGAATCACTCGATATGCAGCGTTAGGTTTATTAATCTGCTTTATCCCTGCTCTCATCTATACTCTGTACTCCTTGTTTTTTCTACAGCCAAGACAGGAAGCGTTTGTTAGCAGCAATGAACATTTTCTTGGGAAGGAATACAGTGATGTCGTTGAGGTCATGTCCGATTATGAAGTAGAAGATATGCCTAATGTCGTTCAATATCAGCTTGCCTCATCTTACATAATTAATGAATCGCTGACTGAAGAGCAAAAAGGAAATATACAGAACACTGTTACTTTACAATCTGATCCTTTTTATTTTCAATACTGGATTCATATTGGAAGAGGAAACGCTAAGGAAGCACTGGATATCGCTCGGTCGTTAGAGGATCAAGATCTTATTATGTTCGCTCTCATTAAATATCGTGAAGAATTAAAGTCTGATGATGAATTGAGCAGTGAAGAAAAACAGCAAAAAATAAAAGAAGTACAAGCAGAGATCGATGAATATCTTCAGGAACAAGAAGCGCTGAAAGAAGAAGAAGCTCGAGTAGAAGAGGAAGAAAGACTGGCGCAAGAGCAGGAAGAAAAAGAGCAAGAAGCTGAAGAGCAAAAGGCAAAAGAGGAAGCAGCCTCTGCTGAAAAGGAGAAGAATCCTGCAGCTGCGCCTAAACCAGCAACTGCAAACTAG